In the genome of Candidatus Microbacterium phytovorans, one region contains:
- a CDS encoding RNA methyltransferase, producing the protein MDISRIDAADDPRLADYRDLTDVALRRVREPEGGLYIAESAKVLRRALSAGHRPRSVLVQEKWLDEVTALLEEADAVDVPIFVVPADVAEAVTGYAVHRGALAAMHRPALPSVADVIASARTVLVLEDIVDHTNVGAAFRAAAGLGADAVLVSPRCADPLYRRSVRVSMGTVFQVPWARLPEWPDAGAVLRDAGLHVAALALADGAVPLDAFAAARPERVALLLGAEGDGLSRRALAAADTVVTIPMAGGVDSLNVAAAAAVALWALR; encoded by the coding sequence ATGGACATCTCCCGGATCGACGCCGCCGATGACCCTCGGCTCGCCGACTACCGTGACCTCACCGACGTCGCGCTGCGACGCGTGCGGGAGCCGGAGGGCGGCCTGTACATCGCCGAGTCCGCGAAGGTGCTCCGTCGGGCGCTGAGCGCCGGCCACCGGCCGCGCTCCGTGCTGGTGCAGGAGAAATGGCTCGACGAAGTGACGGCGCTCCTCGAAGAGGCGGATGCGGTCGACGTGCCGATCTTCGTCGTCCCCGCCGACGTGGCGGAGGCCGTGACCGGTTATGCCGTGCACCGGGGCGCACTGGCGGCGATGCACCGACCCGCTCTTCCGTCGGTGGCCGACGTGATCGCCTCGGCGCGCACCGTGCTCGTGCTCGAAGACATCGTCGACCACACCAACGTCGGAGCGGCCTTCCGCGCGGCGGCGGGCCTCGGCGCCGATGCGGTGCTCGTGAGCCCCCGCTGCGCCGACCCGCTCTACCGCCGCAGCGTGCGCGTCAGCATGGGCACCGTCTTCCAGGTGCCGTGGGCGCGGCTGCCGGAGTGGCCGGATGCCGGAGCGGTGCTGCGCGATGCAGGCCTCCACGTGGCGGCGCTCGCCCTCGCCGACGGCGCCGTGCCGTTGGACGCGTTCGCGGCCGCGCGACCCGAGCGAGTGGCGCTGCTGCTCGGTGCCGAGGGCGACGGGCTGTCGAGGCGCGCGCTCGCGGCGGCCGACACCGTCGTGACCATCCCGATGGCCGGCGGGGTGGACTCGCTCAATGTCGCGGCGGCGGCGGCCGTCGCGTTGTGGGCGCTCCGCTAG
- a CDS encoding SGNH/GDSL hydrolase family protein has translation MRRNEPPNDDHRTPSAPIEVAHPWQRMVAIGDSFTEGIGDPIPGSPGEHRGWADRVAEVLGAQVDDFAYANLAVRGKLIGQIVADQVEPALALNPDLVTFSAGGNDVIRPGGDPDAVAAQFEDAVVRLSSRGATVVVFTGIDTDFTPVFRGIRGRVAIYNENIRAIADRHDCIVADQWALKEVQDMRFFDDDRLHYNSLGHHEVARMVLRALNVPNDLRPMQPDPLPSLTWREARGNDIVWARQYLVPWVLRRLRQQSSGDEIVAKRPDALPIVTLAPGADFDAPRGHSV, from the coding sequence ATGCGCCGAAACGAACCACCGAACGACGACCACCGCACACCGTCCGCGCCGATCGAGGTCGCCCATCCCTGGCAGCGCATGGTGGCGATCGGCGACTCCTTCACGGAGGGCATCGGCGACCCCATCCCCGGCTCCCCCGGTGAGCACCGCGGCTGGGCCGACCGGGTCGCCGAGGTCCTCGGAGCGCAGGTGGACGACTTCGCGTACGCGAACCTCGCCGTTCGCGGCAAGCTGATCGGGCAGATCGTGGCCGATCAGGTGGAACCGGCGCTGGCTCTCAACCCCGACCTGGTGACCTTCTCCGCCGGGGGGAACGACGTGATCCGTCCGGGCGGCGACCCCGACGCCGTGGCGGCACAGTTCGAGGATGCCGTCGTCCGGCTGTCGTCCCGGGGCGCGACGGTCGTGGTCTTCACGGGCATCGACACCGACTTCACCCCCGTGTTCCGCGGCATCCGTGGGCGTGTCGCGATCTACAACGAGAACATCCGCGCGATCGCCGATCGTCACGACTGCATCGTGGCCGATCAGTGGGCACTCAAGGAGGTGCAGGACATGCGCTTCTTCGACGACGATCGCCTGCACTACAACTCCCTCGGCCACCACGAGGTCGCGCGGATGGTGCTGCGGGCGCTCAACGTCCCCAACGATCTGCGTCCCATGCAGCCCGATCCTCTCCCGTCCCTGACGTGGCGCGAAGCGCGGGGGAACGACATCGTCTGGGCGCGTCAGTACCTCGTGCCGTGGGTGCTGAGACGCCTCCGCCAGCAGTCCTCCGGCGACGAGATCGTCGCCAAGCGCCCCGACGCCCTGCCGATCGTCACCCTCGCCCCGGGCGCCGACTTCGACGCTCCGCGCGGTCACTCGGTCTAG
- a CDS encoding DEAD/DEAH box helicase: MTGDEQTHFGSFAAEHLSPAFPQRAPWGTAQNLRAWQAEALEAYFAADGPDGVGNGPRDFLAAATPGAGKTTFALRLASELLRRGVVDSIVVVAPTEHLKTQWADAAARVSIRLDPRFSNRHHAPARHYHGVAVTYAQVAVKASVHQRLVMDARTLVILDEVHHGGDALSWGEALREAYGRATRRLLLSGTPFRSDTAPIPFVEYHPNAKGIRLSRTDYNYGYGRALADGVVRPVLFLVYAGKMRWRTRAGDELEAHLGQDNTKDITAQAWRTALDPEGDWIPAVLQSADRRLSEVRQDVPDAGGLVIATDQTAARAYAAILRDITGEQPTVVLSDDKAASRRIETFAQSTSRWMVAVRMVSEGVDVPRLAVGVYATSASTPLFFAQAIGRFVRARRRGETASVFLPNVPQLLNLAGELERERDHALDRETDGDGDGLDDDLLDSAEREDSASDALTEEFSYQALGSVAHFDRVLFDGKEFGQLAVPGTPEEEEFLGLPGLLEPEHVHELLMQRQARQSRHRRLRESSTSEAGSAPDAGDGLPAPLHRTLREQRQLLNSLVGLYARQSGEPHGSVHAELRRVCGGPEVSRATVAQLQARIELLRARVRA, translated from the coding sequence GTGACAGGGGACGAGCAGACGCATTTCGGCAGCTTCGCCGCCGAGCATCTGTCGCCCGCGTTCCCCCAGCGCGCACCGTGGGGGACCGCCCAGAATCTCCGCGCCTGGCAGGCTGAGGCCCTCGAGGCGTACTTCGCGGCCGACGGTCCCGACGGGGTCGGCAACGGACCGCGCGACTTCCTCGCCGCGGCGACACCCGGTGCCGGCAAGACCACGTTCGCACTGCGGCTCGCCTCCGAGCTCCTGCGCCGTGGCGTGGTCGATAGCATCGTCGTGGTCGCTCCCACCGAGCATCTGAAGACACAGTGGGCCGACGCCGCCGCCCGCGTCTCCATCCGCCTCGACCCGCGCTTCAGCAATCGCCACCACGCGCCCGCCCGGCACTATCACGGGGTGGCGGTGACGTATGCGCAGGTCGCGGTGAAGGCGTCGGTGCATCAGCGACTCGTGATGGACGCCCGCACACTCGTCATCCTCGACGAGGTGCACCACGGCGGCGATGCGCTCAGCTGGGGGGAGGCGCTGCGCGAGGCCTACGGCCGGGCGACTCGTCGCCTGCTCCTGTCGGGAACGCCGTTCCGCAGCGATACCGCCCCCATTCCGTTCGTCGAGTACCACCCGAACGCGAAGGGCATCCGCCTCTCCCGTACCGACTACAACTACGGCTACGGGCGGGCGCTCGCCGACGGCGTCGTGCGTCCGGTGCTCTTCCTCGTCTACGCGGGCAAGATGCGGTGGCGCACGCGCGCGGGAGACGAGCTGGAAGCCCATCTCGGGCAGGACAACACGAAGGACATCACGGCACAGGCGTGGCGCACCGCCCTCGATCCCGAGGGGGACTGGATACCGGCCGTCCTCCAATCCGCCGACCGGCGCTTGAGCGAGGTGCGACAGGACGTGCCGGATGCCGGCGGCCTCGTGATCGCGACCGACCAGACGGCCGCACGCGCCTACGCGGCGATCCTCCGCGACATCACGGGCGAGCAGCCGACCGTCGTCCTCTCCGACGACAAGGCCGCGTCGCGGCGGATCGAGACCTTCGCCCAGTCGACGTCGCGCTGGATGGTCGCGGTGCGCATGGTGTCCGAAGGGGTCGACGTGCCTCGGCTGGCGGTGGGTGTGTACGCCACGAGCGCCTCGACGCCCCTGTTCTTCGCGCAGGCCATCGGTCGATTCGTTCGCGCGCGGCGTCGCGGCGAGACGGCATCCGTCTTCCTGCCGAACGTTCCGCAGCTGCTGAACCTGGCGGGGGAGCTCGAACGTGAACGCGATCACGCGCTCGATCGCGAGACCGACGGCGACGGCGATGGGCTCGACGACGACCTGTTGGACTCCGCAGAGCGCGAGGATTCGGCCTCCGACGCGCTCACCGAGGAGTTCAGCTACCAGGCGCTCGGTTCGGTCGCCCACTTCGACCGCGTGCTCTTCGACGGGAAGGAGTTCGGGCAGCTGGCTGTGCCCGGGACGCCCGAGGAGGAGGAGTTCCTCGGCCTTCCCGGCCTGCTCGAGCCCGAGCACGTCCACGAGCTCCTGATGCAGCGGCAAGCGCGTCAGTCCCGCCACCGTCGGTTGCGCGAGTCGTCGACGTCCGAGGCGGGGAGTGCCCCGGATGCCGGTGACGGACTCCCCGCGCCGCTCCACCGCACTCTGCGCGAGCAGCGGCAGCTCCTCAACAGCCTCGTCGGTTTGTACGCACGTCAGAGCGGCGAGCCGCATGGGTCGGTGCACGCGGAGCTGCGTCGAGTGTGCGGCGGACCGGAGGTCTCGCGTGCCACCGTCGCCCAGCTGCAGGCGCGCATCGAGCTCCTCCGCGCTCGCGTGCGGGCTTGA
- a CDS encoding VIT1/CCC1 family protein → MNSPGSPASATPRDHRRWAQYLVDERSEARVYRELADRREGEEREILLALADAEGRHEAHWLELLGGEPQRLPAPSVGSRLLGWMARRFGSIFVLALAQNAESRSPYDSEPFATSRMAADEKIHGEVVRGLAARGRRRLSGTFRAAVFGANDGLVSNLALVMGIGATGVGAQFVLFSGIAGLLAGALSMGAGEYVSVRSQRELLEATEPNDHADDVLAELDIDANELALVYRTRGMTEDEALAHAREIVARAQGEEAGVVRTHERSTDHEVVGSALGAAGSSFLFFASGAIIPVLPWLFGLSGVAAIVLALALVGIALLATGATVGLLSGAPPLRRGLRQLAIGFGAAAITYILGLVFGVSVG, encoded by the coding sequence GTGAATTCCCCCGGTTCCCCTGCGTCCGCCACGCCCCGCGACCACCGCCGCTGGGCGCAGTATCTCGTCGACGAACGGAGCGAGGCGCGCGTCTACCGCGAGCTCGCCGACCGGCGCGAGGGTGAAGAACGCGAGATCCTGCTGGCGCTCGCGGATGCCGAGGGCCGCCACGAGGCGCATTGGCTGGAACTCCTCGGAGGAGAGCCGCAGCGACTGCCGGCGCCGAGTGTCGGTTCGCGTCTGCTGGGGTGGATGGCGCGGCGGTTCGGCTCGATCTTCGTGCTCGCCCTCGCCCAGAACGCCGAGTCGCGCTCGCCGTACGACTCCGAGCCCTTCGCGACCTCGCGGATGGCCGCCGACGAGAAGATCCACGGCGAAGTCGTCCGCGGGCTCGCGGCGCGCGGCCGGCGACGCCTGTCGGGCACGTTCCGTGCGGCCGTCTTCGGCGCCAACGACGGTCTCGTCTCGAACCTCGCCCTCGTGATGGGCATCGGCGCGACGGGGGTGGGCGCGCAGTTCGTGCTCTTCAGCGGGATCGCCGGCCTGCTCGCGGGCGCCCTCTCGATGGGGGCGGGGGAGTACGTCTCGGTACGGTCGCAACGCGAGCTGCTCGAGGCCACCGAGCCGAACGACCACGCCGACGACGTGCTGGCGGAGCTCGACATCGACGCGAACGAACTCGCGCTCGTGTACCGCACGCGGGGCATGACCGAGGACGAGGCGCTCGCGCACGCCCGAGAGATCGTGGCCCGCGCGCAGGGGGAAGAGGCGGGCGTCGTGCGGACGCATGAACGCAGCACCGACCACGAGGTCGTCGGCAGCGCGCTGGGCGCCGCCGGGTCGAGCTTCCTCTTCTTCGCGTCGGGCGCCATTATCCCGGTGCTGCCATGGCTCTTCGGTCTCTCGGGCGTCGCCGCGATCGTGCTGGCGCTCGCACTCGTCGGCATCGCGCTCCTCGCGACCGGCGCGACCGTCGGGCTGCTCTCGGGTGCACCGCCCCTGCGCCGGGGGCTGCGCCAGCTGGCGATCGGGTTCGGCGCCGCCGCGATCACCTACATCCTCGGTCTCGTCTTCGGGGTCTCGGTCGGCTGA
- a CDS encoding M20/M25/M40 family metallo-hydrolase, giving the protein MPEPVQLPEVVRIARDLIRIDTTNWGEGRSAGEREAAEYVGAYLEGLGLEPEYFEPVPRRTNLSVRVPGRDRTKPALVLHGHLDVVPAVAEDWSVDPFGGEIRDGMLWGRGAVDMKDMDAMILASLGTILRAGEQPERDLVVTFFADEENGGVEGSQLVVRERPEWFAGATEAISEVGGYSIPVGDRQAYLLQVGEKALVWLRLRARGVAGHGSRFHTDNAVTRLAEAVAALGRTAWPLALTDTTRQTVAGLADLCGGDPSDPDAVADSTGPASGFLRSTLRTTTNPTGLTAGYKHNVIPDAAVATIDVRTLPGREDEVLAEIQRIVGDDIVVEISHRDIGLEVPFSGPLVEAMVGALDRHDPGVPVIPYLMGGGTDNKALAELGIAGYGFAPLRLPRELDFTGMFHGVDERVPLDALTFGQRVLTDLLRSY; this is encoded by the coding sequence ATGCCCGAGCCCGTGCAACTGCCCGAGGTCGTCCGCATCGCGCGAGACCTCATCCGGATCGACACCACCAATTGGGGAGAGGGTCGTTCTGCGGGGGAGCGCGAGGCCGCCGAGTACGTCGGCGCCTACCTCGAAGGCCTCGGCCTCGAGCCGGAGTACTTCGAGCCCGTGCCGCGCCGCACGAACCTGTCGGTGCGCGTCCCCGGTCGTGATCGCACCAAGCCCGCCCTCGTCCTGCACGGTCACCTCGATGTCGTGCCCGCCGTCGCAGAGGACTGGAGCGTCGACCCGTTCGGCGGCGAGATCCGCGACGGCATGCTGTGGGGCCGCGGCGCCGTCGACATGAAGGACATGGACGCCATGATCCTGGCATCCCTCGGCACCATCCTCCGAGCAGGTGAGCAGCCGGAACGGGATCTCGTCGTGACGTTCTTCGCCGATGAGGAGAACGGCGGCGTCGAGGGCTCGCAGCTCGTCGTCCGCGAGCGACCGGAATGGTTCGCCGGAGCCACCGAGGCGATCAGCGAGGTCGGCGGCTACTCGATTCCCGTCGGCGACCGGCAGGCCTACCTGCTCCAAGTCGGCGAGAAGGCTCTCGTGTGGCTGCGCCTGCGCGCCCGCGGGGTCGCCGGCCACGGCAGCCGGTTCCACACCGACAACGCGGTCACCCGGCTGGCCGAGGCCGTCGCCGCACTCGGGCGCACCGCCTGGCCCCTTGCGCTCACCGACACGACGCGTCAGACGGTGGCAGGCCTGGCCGATCTCTGCGGAGGCGACCCGAGCGATCCGGATGCCGTCGCCGACAGCACCGGCCCGGCATCCGGGTTCCTCCGGTCGACGCTGCGCACGACGACCAATCCGACGGGCCTCACCGCCGGCTACAAGCACAACGTCATCCCCGACGCCGCGGTCGCCACGATCGACGTGCGCACGCTTCCGGGGCGCGAGGACGAGGTGCTCGCAGAGATCCAGCGCATCGTCGGCGACGACATCGTCGTGGAGATCTCCCATCGCGACATCGGGCTGGAGGTGCCGTTCTCGGGCCCGCTGGTCGAGGCGATGGTCGGCGCCCTGGACCGCCACGATCCCGGCGTGCCGGTGATCCCGTACCTCATGGGTGGCGGCACCGACAACAAGGCGCTCGCGGAGCTCGGCATCGCCGGGTACGGCTTCGCCCCGTTGCGCCTGCCGCGCGAACTCGACTTCACCGGTATGTTCCACGGGGTGGACGAGCGCGTGCCGCTCGACGCGCTCACCTTCGGGCAGCGCGTGCTCACCGACCTTCTCCGCAGCTACTGA
- a CDS encoding undecaprenyl-diphosphate phosphatase, with the protein MGSFFDAIILGIVQGLTEFLPISSSAHLRIVGEILPAAQDPGATFTAITQIGTELAVLVYFWHRIVRIIAQWFRSLTGRVPRNDPDARMGWIVILGTLPIGILGFLFQDVIRDTFRNLWLVAIVLIVFGLLLGAADALGKRVRTEKDLTYPHGLALGVAQALALVPGVSRSGATTTMGLALGYTRPAAAEVAFLLAVPAVFGSGLYELYHAIREPGAQVFTMVETAVATVIAFGVGLAVIAFLMRYLSRGSFLPFVLYRLALGTVLIILLATGVMQAY; encoded by the coding sequence ATGGGTTCGTTCTTCGACGCGATCATCCTCGGCATCGTGCAGGGGCTCACCGAATTCCTGCCGATCTCCTCGAGCGCTCACCTGCGCATCGTCGGCGAGATCCTGCCCGCGGCTCAGGACCCGGGCGCGACCTTCACGGCGATCACCCAGATCGGCACCGAGCTCGCGGTGCTCGTCTACTTCTGGCACCGCATCGTCCGGATCATCGCGCAGTGGTTCCGCTCGCTCACGGGGCGTGTGCCGCGCAACGACCCTGACGCGCGGATGGGGTGGATCGTGATCCTCGGGACGTTGCCGATCGGCATCCTGGGATTCCTGTTCCAGGACGTGATCCGCGACACGTTCCGCAACCTGTGGCTCGTCGCCATCGTGCTCATCGTGTTCGGTCTGCTGCTGGGCGCGGCCGACGCGCTCGGCAAGCGCGTGCGCACCGAGAAGGACCTCACCTATCCTCACGGTCTGGCCCTCGGTGTCGCGCAGGCGCTGGCGCTGGTTCCCGGTGTCTCGCGCTCCGGCGCGACCACGACGATGGGTCTCGCCCTCGGGTACACGCGACCGGCCGCCGCCGAGGTGGCGTTCCTCCTCGCCGTCCCGGCGGTGTTCGGCAGCGGGCTCTATGAGCTGTACCACGCGATCCGCGAGCCCGGAGCGCAGGTCTTCACGATGGTCGAGACCGCCGTCGCGACCGTCATCGCCTTCGGAGTGGGCCTCGCCGTGATCGCCTTCCTCATGCGCTACCTCAGCCGGGGGAGCTTCCTCCCGTTCGTGCTGTACCGACTTGCGCTGGGCACCGTGCTGATCATCCTGCTCGCGACGGGCGTGATGCAGGCCTACTGA
- a CDS encoding PAC2 family protein, which translates to MDGLGQRVLVIAFDGWNDAGEAASAAAAHLRTTRDYEQVYAVDPELYFDYQYTRPHVRLTAEGARELVWPDATLWRPPHLPGSDPEAPRLWLLTGVEPARAWQAFAAELVDAALSEDITGIVALGSMMSDVPHTRPISIFAGSDNDALRTTLSLERPTYEGPVGILSVLGAVAEEAGIPTVALWASVPHYVAGHTPSPKATLALLDRLSDMTGADVERGQLPAEALAWEASIDAAAADDEEMTEYIHQLEATRDTWDSPEASGDAIAQEFEKYLRRGGEGPQKPGRDDPRR; encoded by the coding sequence GTGGACGGTCTGGGTCAACGGGTACTCGTCATCGCCTTCGACGGGTGGAACGATGCCGGAGAAGCCGCCTCGGCGGCGGCCGCTCACCTGCGCACGACGCGCGACTACGAGCAGGTGTACGCCGTCGATCCCGAGTTGTACTTCGACTATCAGTACACGCGCCCGCACGTCCGTCTCACGGCCGAAGGTGCACGCGAGCTGGTCTGGCCGGACGCGACCCTCTGGCGACCGCCCCATCTCCCCGGGAGCGATCCCGAAGCCCCGAGGCTCTGGCTGCTGACCGGCGTCGAGCCCGCGCGGGCGTGGCAGGCGTTCGCGGCGGAACTCGTCGACGCGGCGCTCAGCGAGGACATCACCGGCATCGTCGCACTGGGGTCGATGATGTCGGACGTGCCGCACACCCGCCCGATCTCCATCTTCGCCGGCAGCGACAACGACGCCCTGCGCACGACGCTGTCGCTGGAGCGCCCCACCTACGAGGGCCCCGTCGGCATCCTGAGCGTGCTGGGAGCCGTCGCCGAGGAGGCGGGTATCCCCACCGTGGCCCTGTGGGCGAGCGTTCCCCACTACGTCGCGGGGCACACGCCCTCCCCCAAGGCGACCCTGGCGCTCCTCGACCGGCTGTCCGACATGACGGGCGCCGACGTGGAGCGCGGTCAGCTTCCGGCGGAAGCGCTCGCGTGGGAGGCCTCGATCGACGCGGCCGCCGCGGACGACGAGGAGATGACGGAGTACATCCATCAGCTCGAGGCGACGCGCGACACGTGGGACTCCCCCGAGGCCTCCGGCGACGCGATCGCACAGGAGTTCGAGAAGTACCTCCGTCGCGGCGGCGAGGGCCCGCAGAAGCCCGGCCGCGACGACCCTCGCCGCTGA
- a CDS encoding HAD family phosphatase: MTPALPAAVLWDMDGTLVDTEPYWIAAEAPLVERFGGTWTHEQALQMVGMGLEDAARILQDAGVRMPVHEIIDVLTTEVMRQLRSEGVPFRPGAKELLLGLRDAGIPTALVTMSMRRMATEIVDLIEFEAFDLVIGGDDVARPKPFPDPYLQACEALGVRPEDVVAIEDSPNGLRSSLAAGIASLGVPNVVSLVGVGAHELWPTLDGRTVADLAAFHAAHRQETPA; encoded by the coding sequence GTGACTCCCGCTCTCCCCGCCGCGGTCCTCTGGGACATGGACGGCACCCTCGTCGATACCGAGCCCTACTGGATCGCTGCGGAGGCGCCCCTCGTCGAACGCTTCGGGGGCACGTGGACGCACGAGCAGGCGCTGCAGATGGTCGGCATGGGGCTGGAGGATGCCGCACGCATTCTGCAGGATGCCGGCGTGCGGATGCCTGTCCACGAGATCATCGACGTCCTCACCACCGAGGTCATGCGGCAGTTGCGTTCCGAGGGTGTGCCGTTCCGGCCGGGTGCCAAGGAGCTCCTCCTCGGTCTGCGGGACGCCGGCATCCCGACGGCGCTCGTCACGATGTCGATGCGGCGGATGGCCACCGAGATCGTCGATCTCATCGAGTTCGAGGCGTTCGATCTGGTCATCGGCGGCGACGACGTGGCCCGGCCCAAGCCGTTCCCCGATCCCTACCTGCAGGCGTGCGAGGCGCTGGGAGTGCGACCCGAGGACGTCGTGGCGATCGAGGATTCGCCGAACGGTCTGCGTTCGTCGCTCGCGGCCGGGATCGCCTCGCTCGGCGTGCCGAACGTGGTCTCGCTGGTCGGAGTGGGGGCACACGAGCTGTGGCCCACGCTCGACGGACGAACCGTCGCCGATCTTGCCGCCTTCCATGCCGCTCACCGCCAGGAGACCCCCGCGTGA
- a CDS encoding tRNA (adenine-N1)-methyltransferase, translating to MNTDLRPSGPFRYGDRVQLTGPKGRLHTITLRDGGELHTHHGVLKHASIVDQPDGSVVTNSGGHEYLALRPLLRDFVMSMPRGAAIVYPKDAAQILAAADIFPGASVVEAGVGSGALSLWLLRAIGTAGRLVSFERREEFSQVAEANVETFLGHYPDTWQVVVGDLVEQLPQAVAPASVDRVVLDMLAPWECIDVVADALTPGGVVLCYVATATQLSRVAEYLRATGLFTDPEATETMVRGWHVEGLAVRPDHRMVAHTGFLLTARRLAPGAVPPDVRKRALKKPSYADEDVEIWTPGAVGDRQITDKNLRKRVREAQRAVDGARRASESGGADAVD from the coding sequence GTGAACACCGATCTGCGACCGAGCGGCCCGTTCCGCTACGGCGACCGCGTCCAGCTGACGGGACCCAAAGGTCGCCTTCACACGATCACGCTCCGCGACGGCGGCGAGCTCCACACTCATCACGGTGTGCTGAAGCACGCGAGCATCGTCGACCAACCCGACGGCTCTGTCGTCACCAACAGCGGCGGCCACGAGTACCTCGCCCTGCGACCCCTGCTGCGCGACTTCGTCATGTCGATGCCGCGCGGCGCGGCGATCGTGTACCCGAAGGATGCCGCCCAGATCCTCGCCGCGGCGGACATCTTCCCCGGGGCGAGCGTGGTCGAGGCCGGGGTGGGCTCCGGAGCGCTGTCGCTGTGGCTGCTGCGGGCGATCGGTACGGCGGGCCGTCTGGTGTCGTTCGAGCGACGGGAGGAGTTCTCCCAGGTCGCCGAGGCCAACGTTGAGACGTTCCTGGGTCACTACCCCGACACGTGGCAGGTCGTCGTCGGAGACCTCGTGGAGCAGCTGCCGCAGGCGGTGGCCCCGGCATCCGTCGATCGCGTCGTTCTCGACATGCTGGCGCCCTGGGAGTGCATCGACGTCGTCGCCGACGCGCTCACCCCCGGTGGTGTCGTGCTCTGCTACGTCGCCACCGCGACCCAGCTGAGCCGCGTCGCGGAGTATCTCCGCGCGACGGGGCTGTTCACCGATCCCGAGGCGACGGAGACCATGGTGCGGGGCTGGCACGTCGAGGGACTCGCCGTGCGCCCGGACCACCGGATGGTCGCGCACACGGGATTCCTCCTCACCGCCCGACGACTGGCCCCGGGGGCCGTTCCGCCGGACGTCCGCAAGCGTGCGCTCAAGAAGCCGTCGTACGCCGACGAGGACGTCGAGATCTGGACCCCGGGGGCTGTCGGCGACCGGCAGATCACGGACAAGAACCTGCGCAAGCGCGTGCGGGAGGCGCAGCGCGCGGTCGACGGAGCGCGCCGCGCGTCCGAGTCCGGTGGCGCCGACGCCGTAGACTGA
- a CDS encoding FKBP-type peptidyl-prolyl cis-trans isomerase, whose product MLRRIPAALAVIGLSALALVGCSSSAPAACERPDAGSSALGLIDASGAEGSPAVTLADPVYVDETSFEDVTVGDGPAVTSDAQDVVFSVAIANGASGETLISSGTDVRPVSGWAEHYAGLADMMQCATEGSRIVGALPFDAVSAEAASSMGLTEGQSLAVVLDLQKVYLPAANGIPQYNDRPGMPSVVLAPSGAPGIIVPDAAPPAELAVEVLKRGEGPAVTADDSIRIHYTGVTWAERTVFDSTWDKGASAAVTLDGVVPGFAQALEGATVGSQLLVVIPPDLGYGEEGTGSIPGNATLVFVIDVLGVDAPAPAPTE is encoded by the coding sequence GTGCTGCGTCGGATCCCTGCTGCTCTCGCCGTCATCGGCCTGTCCGCCCTCGCCCTCGTGGGCTGCTCGTCATCGGCGCCCGCGGCGTGCGAACGCCCCGATGCCGGTTCGTCCGCTCTGGGGCTGATCGACGCCTCCGGCGCAGAGGGCTCGCCCGCGGTGACGTTGGCCGACCCGGTCTACGTCGACGAGACGTCCTTCGAGGACGTGACCGTCGGCGACGGTCCCGCCGTCACCTCCGACGCGCAGGACGTCGTCTTCTCCGTTGCGATCGCCAACGGCGCGTCGGGTGAGACGCTCATCTCGTCGGGCACCGACGTCCGTCCGGTCTCCGGCTGGGCCGAGCACTATGCGGGCCTGGCAGACATGATGCAGTGCGCCACCGAGGGGTCGCGCATCGTCGGGGCCCTCCCGTTCGACGCCGTCTCGGCCGAGGCGGCCTCGAGCATGGGGCTCACCGAAGGTCAGTCGCTCGCCGTCGTGCTCGACCTGCAGAAGGTCTACCTGCCCGCAGCGAACGGCATCCCGCAGTACAACGACCGACCGGGTATGCCGTCGGTCGTGCTCGCCCCCAGCGGCGCCCCCGGCATCATCGTGCCCGACGCCGCTCCGCCGGCGGAACTGGCCGTCGAGGTGCTCAAGCGCGGCGAAGGCCCCGCGGTCACCGCTGACGACAGCATCCGCATCCACTACACGGGCGTCACGTGGGCCGAGCGCACCGTGTTCGACTCGACATGGGACAAGGGCGCATCGGCGGCCGTGACCCTCGACGGCGTCGTGCCGGGATTCGCCCAGGCGCTCGAGGGTGCGACGGTGGGCTCGCAGCTGCTGGTCGTGATCCCGCCCGACCTCGGATACGGCGAGGAAGGCACCGGGTCCATCCCCGGCAACGCCACTCTCGTCTTCGTGATCGACGTCCTCGGCGTCGACGCGCCCGCCCCCGCGCCTACGGAGTAG